A region of Streptomyces cinnamoneus DNA encodes the following proteins:
- a CDS encoding cobalt-precorrin-5B (C(1))-methyltransferase — protein sequence MTETEAREAAGGRAAQLQHTGLRHGWTTGACATAATTAAYTALLTGEFPDPVTITLPKGQTPAFALAAEELGDGGRWAMAAVVKDAGDDPDVTHGALIRATVRLLPPGSGVVFRAGPGVGTVTRPGLPLAVGEPAVNPVPRQMMRDHVAEVAARYGAPGDVEIEVSVDHGEEIARSTWNPRLGILGGISILGTTGIVVPYSCSAWIDSIRRGVDVARAAGRTHVAGCTGATSEKVAVAVHGLPEDALLDMGDFAGAVLKYIRRHPVDRLTIAGGFAKLSKLAAGHLDLHSARSQVNKEFLAELARRGGAGDALAAAVASANTGLEALHLCAADGVRLGDLVAATARDEALAVLRGAPVTVDVICIDRAGTIVGRAEGRGPRDR from the coding sequence GTGACTGAGACCGAGGCCCGCGAGGCCGCCGGCGGACGTGCGGCGCAGTTGCAGCACACCGGGCTGCGGCACGGCTGGACCACCGGCGCCTGCGCCACCGCCGCCACCACGGCCGCGTACACCGCACTGCTCACCGGCGAGTTCCCCGACCCGGTGACGATCACCCTGCCCAAGGGACAGACCCCGGCCTTCGCGCTCGCCGCCGAGGAGCTCGGCGACGGCGGCCGGTGGGCCATGGCCGCCGTCGTCAAGGACGCCGGCGACGACCCCGACGTCACGCACGGCGCTCTGATCCGCGCCACGGTGCGGCTGCTGCCGCCCGGCTCCGGGGTCGTCTTCCGGGCGGGCCCCGGCGTGGGAACGGTCACCAGGCCCGGGCTGCCGCTGGCCGTCGGCGAACCCGCGGTCAACCCCGTGCCCCGCCAGATGATGCGCGACCACGTCGCCGAAGTCGCCGCCCGCTACGGAGCCCCGGGCGACGTGGAGATCGAGGTCTCGGTCGACCACGGCGAGGAGATCGCCCGCTCCACCTGGAACCCGCGCCTGGGCATCCTCGGCGGCATCTCCATCCTGGGCACCACCGGGATCGTGGTCCCCTACTCCTGTTCCGCGTGGATCGACAGCATCCGGCGCGGCGTGGACGTGGCCCGCGCGGCGGGCCGCACGCACGTGGCGGGCTGCACGGGTGCGACCTCCGAGAAGGTCGCCGTCGCGGTGCACGGGCTGCCCGAGGACGCCCTGCTGGACATGGGCGACTTCGCCGGGGCGGTGCTCAAGTACATCCGCCGCCACCCGGTGGACCGCCTGACCATCGCCGGCGGCTTCGCCAAGCTCTCCAAGCTGGCGGCGGGCCACCTCGACCTCCACTCCGCCCGCTCGCAGGTGAACAAGGAGTTCCTGGCGGAGCTCGCCCGCCGGGGCGGGGCCGGTGACGCCCTCGCAGCCGCGGTCGCCTCGGCCAACACCGGCCTGGAGGCCCTGCACCTGTGCGCGGCGGACGGCGTCCGGCTCGGCGACCTCGTCGCGGCCACCGCCCGCGACGAGGCACTGGCGGTGCTGCGTGGCGCGCCCGTGACGGTCGACGTCATCTGCATCGACCGCGCCGGCACGATCGTGGGGCGTGCCGAGGGGCGGGGGCCCCGCGACCGCTGA
- the cobM gene encoding precorrin-4 C(11)-methyltransferase: protein MTVYFIGAGPGAADLITVRGARTLARCAVCLYAGSLVPRELLAECPPDARLVDTARLDLDEITAEFVRAHEAGHDVARLHSGDPALFSAVAEQMRRLDALGIPYEIVPGVPAFAAAAAALGRELTVPTVGQTVILTRVAQRATPMPAGEDLATLGRSGALMVLHLAARHADRVVAELLPHYGADCPAAVVAMASRPDEIVLRGTLADIADQVKAAGVVRTAVIVVGRTLAAEQFPDSFLYSTTRDRDSCGRTVLEP from the coding sequence ATGACCGTGTACTTCATCGGCGCCGGCCCGGGTGCCGCCGACCTCATCACGGTGCGCGGCGCCCGGACCCTGGCCCGCTGCGCCGTCTGCCTCTACGCCGGCAGCCTCGTCCCCCGCGAACTCCTCGCCGAGTGCCCGCCCGACGCCCGCCTCGTCGACACCGCCCGCCTGGACCTGGACGAGATCACCGCCGAGTTCGTCCGCGCCCACGAGGCCGGCCACGACGTGGCGCGCCTGCACTCCGGCGACCCCGCCCTCTTCAGCGCCGTCGCCGAGCAGATGCGCCGCCTGGACGCGCTGGGCATCCCCTACGAGATCGTCCCCGGCGTCCCCGCCTTCGCCGCCGCCGCGGCGGCGCTCGGCCGCGAACTGACCGTCCCCACCGTCGGCCAGACCGTCATCCTCACGCGCGTCGCCCAGCGGGCCACCCCCATGCCCGCCGGCGAGGACCTCGCCACGCTCGGCCGCAGCGGCGCCCTGATGGTCCTCCACCTCGCCGCCCGCCACGCCGACCGTGTCGTCGCCGAACTGCTCCCCCACTACGGCGCCGACTGCCCGGCCGCCGTCGTCGCCATGGCCAGCCGTCCCGACGAGATCGTCCTGCGCGGCACCCTCGCCGACATCGCCGACCAGGTGAAGGCCGCGGGCGTGGTCCGCACCGCCGTCATCGTCGTCGGCCGCACGCTGGCCGCAGAGCAGTTCCCCGACAGCTTCCTGTACTCCACGACGCGGGACCGGGACAGCTGCGGCCGGACGGTGCTGGAGCCGTAG
- the cbiE gene encoding precorrin-6y C5,15-methyltransferase (decarboxylating) subunit CbiE: MPLIAVDPEVPPVSPAPVTVVGIGADGWSGLAPASREALRHAEVIIGGPRQLDLLPADCPAERVAWPSPLRPAVPGLLATHAARRVCVLASGDPMFYGIGRTLADVLGADRLRVLPHPSSVSYACARLGRPLHDTDVISLVGRPLATLTAALHDGRGLLLLSAGADTPAEVAELLRRRGWGPSRMTVLEQLGGDRERRLDGTADDWPHPPGDPLNVIAVDCRRAPDALRLPLTPGLPDDAFEHDGQLTKRHVRAATLAALAPAPGELLWDVGGGSGSIGIEWMRAHPSCRAVAVERDPVRAARITRNADALGVPALRVVTGPAPAALAGLPAPDAVFIGGGLTAPGLLDACWEALPPGGRLVANTVTLESEALLTDRYRRHGGDLTRLAVAHAVPVGGFTGWRQAMPVTQWSVVKPPQEPRPTPPQEAHP; encoded by the coding sequence ATGCCCCTGATCGCAGTCGACCCCGAGGTGCCTCCCGTGAGCCCAGCCCCCGTGACGGTCGTAGGCATCGGCGCCGACGGCTGGTCGGGCCTCGCCCCCGCCTCCCGGGAGGCGCTGCGCCACGCCGAGGTGATCATCGGCGGCCCGCGCCAGCTCGACCTGCTGCCCGCCGACTGCCCGGCCGAGCGCGTCGCCTGGCCGTCGCCGCTGCGCCCGGCCGTCCCCGGCCTCCTCGCGACGCACGCCGCCCGCCGCGTCTGCGTGCTGGCCAGCGGCGACCCCATGTTCTACGGCATCGGCCGCACCCTCGCCGACGTCCTCGGTGCCGACCGGCTGCGCGTCCTGCCGCACCCCTCGTCCGTCTCGTACGCCTGCGCCCGCCTCGGCCGGCCCCTGCACGACACCGACGTGATCAGCCTCGTGGGCCGTCCCCTCGCGACGCTCACGGCCGCGCTGCACGACGGTCGGGGCCTCCTCCTGCTCAGCGCCGGCGCGGACACCCCCGCCGAGGTCGCCGAGCTCCTGCGCCGGCGCGGCTGGGGGCCGAGCCGGATGACCGTGCTGGAACAGCTGGGCGGCGACCGCGAACGCCGCCTCGACGGCACCGCCGACGACTGGCCGCACCCGCCCGGCGACCCCCTCAACGTCATCGCCGTCGACTGCCGCCGGGCCCCGGACGCGCTCCGCCTCCCCCTCACCCCCGGCCTGCCCGACGACGCCTTCGAGCACGACGGCCAGCTGACGAAGCGCCACGTGCGGGCGGCGACCCTCGCCGCGCTCGCCCCCGCCCCCGGCGAACTGCTGTGGGACGTCGGCGGCGGCTCCGGCTCCATCGGCATCGAGTGGATGCGCGCCCACCCCTCCTGCCGGGCCGTCGCCGTCGAACGCGACCCCGTACGGGCCGCGCGCATCACCCGCAACGCGGATGCCCTGGGCGTCCCGGCCCTCCGCGTGGTCACCGGCCCCGCGCCCGCCGCCCTGGCCGGCCTGCCCGCTCCCGACGCCGTCTTCATCGGCGGCGGCCTGACCGCCCCCGGCCTGCTCGACGCCTGCTGGGAGGCGCTGCCCCCCGGCGGCCGGCTGGTGGCCAACACCGTCACCCTGGAGTCCGAGGCACTGCTGACGGACCGCTACCGCCGCCACGGCGGCGACCTGACCCGCCTCGCGGTCGCCCACGCCGTCCCCGTGGGGGGCTTCACGGGCTGGCGGCAGGCGATGCCGGTGACGCAGTGGTCGGTGGTCAAGCCGCCCCAGGAACCCCGCCCCACCCCGCCCCAGGAGGCCCACCCATGA
- a CDS encoding DUF6230 family protein: MKGTRRKGGRRVSRRRLAAASFAGLALAGGLLMATANGVLAVSAAGSGGAFKLTGERLEGDAFRERTDVIVERDGTRHPVAVVSAERAWVKGLCASLLVPTPFGPLTLRGSAGRTRPVLATGIVINTDRVRGGDTSFSDLRVGLLPEGGVGAATGHAAVDRPEFTSWLATAGTFRMSDVDVGVEAGRHECS; this comes from the coding sequence GTGAAGGGGACGAGAAGGAAAGGCGGGCGCCGGGTCAGCCGTCGGCGGCTGGCCGCGGCGTCGTTCGCCGGACTCGCGCTGGCCGGGGGGCTGCTGATGGCCACCGCCAACGGTGTGCTGGCAGTGTCCGCCGCGGGAAGCGGCGGGGCGTTCAAGCTGACGGGCGAGCGGCTGGAGGGGGACGCCTTTCGGGAGCGAACGGACGTGATCGTGGAGCGCGACGGCACCCGGCATCCGGTCGCGGTGGTCAGTGCCGAGCGGGCCTGGGTGAAGGGCTTGTGCGCCAGTCTGCTGGTGCCCACGCCCTTCGGCCCCCTGACGCTGCGCGGCAGCGCCGGTCGGACCCGCCCCGTCCTGGCCACGGGCATCGTGATCAACACCGACCGGGTCAGGGGCGGCGACACCTCCTTCAGCGACCTGCGCGTCGGTCTGCTTCCGGAGGGCGGCGTCGGCGCGGCCACCGGTCATGCGGCGGTGGACCGGCCGGAGTTCACTTCCTGGCTGGCCACGGCCGGCACCTTCCGGATGAGCGATGTGGACGTGGGCGTCGAGGCGGGTCGACACGAGTGCTCCTGA
- a CDS encoding DUF6114 domain-containing protein, protein MLLTLLAKAGLAKAGLTKAGLAKARARRFAAWRRERPLGAAVLAVLGAVELLWLPFAGFPAAVGVAGVVAGAGLSTSVPLLVTAVMLATHPRLHTPVGIVVLALALVALVTCNAGGMLVGSLLAGAGGVWGFAWLPPERDAG, encoded by the coding sequence GTGCTCCTGACGCTTCTGGCAAAGGCAGGTCTGGCAAAGGCGGGTCTGACGAAGGCGGGTCTGGCGAAGGCGAGGGCGCGGCGGTTCGCGGCCTGGCGGCGGGAGCGGCCGCTGGGCGCCGCCGTGCTTGCGGTGCTGGGCGCCGTGGAGCTGCTGTGGCTGCCGTTCGCGGGATTCCCCGCGGCCGTCGGGGTCGCCGGTGTCGTGGCCGGTGCCGGGCTGTCGACCAGTGTGCCGCTGCTCGTGACCGCGGTGATGCTGGCCACGCATCCCCGCCTGCACACCCCCGTCGGGATCGTCGTGCTGGCCCTGGCCCTGGTCGCCCTGGTCACCTGCAACGCGGGCGGGATGCTGGTGGGCAGCCTGCTCGCGGGGGCGGGGGGCGTGTGGGGATTCGCCTGGCTGCCGCCGGAGCGGGACGCTGGGTGA
- the uppS gene encoding polyprenyl diphosphate synthase, whose amino-acid sequence MPRTARMSKWRISMARWLLRGAVRLPENGMGGRRPPAASDGHRPRHVAVIMDGNGRWAARRGLPRTSGHEAGLRALSSVLDGALEEGIEHLSLFCLSTENWNRPRAEIDALMRLAEDTFDSFGGYAERGVRFRWQGSEARLPSAVVDALREAEERTRRSRAMTVVFCFNHGGRDEIARTAADLARSAVTGRLDPDAIDESVFSRHLPLPELPDIDMLIRTSGEQRISNFMLWRAAYAEFFFVDTLWPDFTGDHLRDLVAAFALRKRRFGAVTGG is encoded by the coding sequence ATGCCTCGGACTGCCCGGATGTCGAAGTGGCGCATATCCATGGCCCGATGGCTGCTCCGAGGCGCCGTCCGGCTGCCCGAGAACGGCATGGGCGGCCGGCGGCCACCGGCGGCCTCCGACGGCCACCGGCCGCGGCACGTGGCCGTCATCATGGACGGCAACGGCCGCTGGGCCGCCCGGCGCGGACTGCCGCGGACGAGCGGGCACGAGGCCGGGCTGCGGGCGTTGTCGTCGGTGCTGGACGGCGCCCTGGAGGAGGGCATCGAGCACCTGTCGCTGTTCTGCCTCTCCACCGAGAACTGGAACCGTCCGCGCGCCGAAATCGACGCGCTGATGCGGCTGGCGGAAGACACGTTCGACTCCTTCGGCGGCTACGCCGAGCGCGGCGTGCGGTTCCGGTGGCAGGGCTCGGAGGCCCGCCTGCCGTCCGCCGTGGTCGACGCCCTGCGCGAGGCCGAGGAGCGCACGCGCCGGAGCCGGGCGATGACGGTGGTCTTCTGCTTCAACCACGGCGGCCGCGACGAGATCGCGCGGACGGCCGCGGACCTGGCCCGCTCCGCCGTGACGGGACGACTGGATCCGGACGCCATCGACGAGTCGGTCTTCTCCCGGCACCTGCCGCTGCCGGAACTGCCCGACATCGACATGCTGATCCGCACCTCCGGAGAGCAGCGCATCTCCAACTTCATGCTGTGGCGCGCCGCGTACGCGGAGTTCTTCTTCGTGGACACCCTGTGGCCCGACTTCACGGGGGACCATCTGCGCGACCTCGTCGCGGCGTTCGCGCTGCGCAAGCGCCGCTTCGGCGCCGTCACGGGCGGATGA
- a CDS encoding phosphatase PAP2 family protein, with the protein MTGKNGTAKHRTATGAADLLARRITRCFSPPVLPVAAGCVVSWHATWPRPAGLVWGLTAVVCGAVGVLVMAFGVRRGWVSDLDVSRRAERPLPLACASAGAALVWLVCRHLGAPRELLAPAALAPAGGAAFLLCTRFGKVSLHTCAAAGSVVLLALRVAPLCALLAPVPAAVGWSRVRLGAHTRAQVWAGALLGGGLTAVVLVIAG; encoded by the coding sequence ATGACGGGGAAGAACGGCACGGCGAAGCACCGTACGGCGACGGGCGCGGCGGACCTGCTGGCCCGCCGCATCACGCGCTGCTTCTCGCCCCCCGTCCTTCCGGTGGCCGCGGGTTGCGTCGTCAGCTGGCACGCCACCTGGCCGCGGCCGGCCGGGCTGGTGTGGGGGCTGACCGCCGTGGTGTGCGGCGCCGTGGGGGTGCTGGTGATGGCCTTCGGCGTACGCCGCGGCTGGGTGTCGGACCTGGACGTGAGCCGTCGTGCCGAGCGCCCGCTGCCGCTGGCCTGCGCCTCGGCCGGGGCCGCGCTGGTGTGGCTGGTCTGTCGCCATCTGGGCGCTCCGCGCGAGTTGTTGGCGCCGGCGGCCCTCGCGCCCGCCGGCGGCGCGGCGTTCCTGCTGTGCACCCGTTTCGGGAAGGTCTCGCTCCACACGTGCGCGGCCGCCGGCAGCGTCGTTCTGCTCGCCCTGCGCGTCGCCCCGCTCTGCGCCCTGCTGGCTCCGGTGCCGGCGGCCGTCGGCTGGTCGCGGGTCCGGTTGGGGGCGCACACCCGGGCGCAGGTGTGGGCCGGTGCCCTCCTCGGCGGTGGCCTGACGGCGGTCGTGCTGGTCATCGCCGGGTGA
- a CDS encoding cytochrome P450 has protein sequence MTVPKAPAALPLIGHGAHLWFRPMDFMAGAYELGPLVRFRPGRTVSYLITDPGLLHQVLVTEARYVAKGRLTDSAGPQIGVSLVMDMSFEGMTLFASHRRHRRAVQPAFHPHRLAARTDAVVRATRDRLADWWPGRRLRLERELLALSNEVNARAFCGGSATAVARALSGVQAHLNRGLYWRSVAPRWTDGLPVPGTGGFRRARDRLRTAIRDALGERRAHPGYDEGDVLSALARARYADDGSGLGDEQICREMVFYLIAAAHGIGDVLPWVFHELAAHPDAERRLHQELDDVLAGGPVTPEHLPRLEYTRRTLLETLRLYPPVWLLARRTVDALDLGGTVLPAGTELVFSPYAMHRHPHHHAAPLRFDPDRWLPDRRAGLPPCAYVPFGTGPRKCIGDRLSMHQMLTVVATIASRWRLRPVPGVRAYPSARVFLSPRSVEMVCEPRLTRR, from the coding sequence ATGACCGTCCCGAAGGCCCCGGCAGCGCTCCCGCTGATCGGGCACGGCGCCCACTTGTGGTTCCGGCCCATGGACTTCATGGCCGGGGCGTACGAGCTGGGCCCCCTGGTCCGCTTCCGCCCGGGCCGGACCGTCTCCTACCTGATCACCGATCCCGGACTGTTGCACCAGGTGCTGGTCACCGAGGCCCGGTACGTCGCCAAGGGCAGGCTGACCGACAGCGCCGGCCCGCAGATCGGCGTCAGCCTGGTGATGGACATGAGCTTCGAGGGCATGACCCTCTTCGCCTCCCACCGCCGCCACCGCCGGGCCGTCCAGCCGGCCTTCCACCCCCACCGGCTCGCCGCGCGGACCGACGCGGTGGTCCGCGCCACCCGCGACCGGCTGGCCGACTGGTGGCCGGGGCGGCGGTTGCGGCTGGAGCGGGAGCTGCTGGCGCTGTCCAACGAGGTCAACGCCCGCGCGTTCTGCGGCGGGTCGGCCACCGCCGTCGCGAGGGCCCTGAGCGGTGTCCAGGCGCACCTCAACCGCGGTCTGTACTGGCGCTCGGTGGCCCCGCGCTGGACCGACGGGCTGCCCGTCCCCGGCACGGGGGGCTTCCGGCGGGCGCGCGACCGCCTGCGGACGGCGATCCGTGACGCACTGGGCGAGCGCCGCGCCCACCCCGGGTACGACGAGGGGGACGTGCTGTCCGCACTGGCCCGTGCCCGCTACGCGGACGACGGAAGCGGCTTGGGCGACGAGCAGATCTGCCGGGAGATGGTCTTCTACCTCATCGCCGCGGCGCACGGCATCGGCGACGTGCTGCCCTGGGTCTTCCACGAACTGGCCGCCCACCCCGACGCCGAGCGGCGACTGCACCAGGAGCTCGACGACGTCCTGGCCGGTGGGCCCGTGACCCCGGAGCACCTGCCGCGCCTGGAGTACACGCGCCGCACCCTGCTGGAGACGCTGCGGCTGTATCCGCCGGTCTGGCTCCTCGCGCGCCGTACGGTCGACGCCCTCGACCTCGGCGGCACCGTGCTGCCGGCCGGTACGGAGCTGGTCTTCAGCCCGTACGCGATGCACCGCCACCCCCACCACCACGCCGCCCCCCTGCGCTTCGACCCCGACCGCTGGCTGCCGGACAGGCGGGCCGGCCTGCCCCCGTGCGCGTACGTCCCCTTCGGCACGGGGCCGCGCAAGTGCATCGGCGACCGGCTGTCGATGCACCAGATGCTGACGGTGGTGGCCACCATCGCCTCGCGCTGGCGGCTGCGGCCGGTGCCCGGGGTGCGCGCGTACCCGTCGGCCCGCGTCTTCCTCTCGCCCCGGTCGGTGGAGATGGTCTGCGAGCCGCGCCTCACCCGGCGATGA